A window of Sagittula sp. P11 genomic DNA:
TGATCGGTCTGCCCGGCAATCCGGTCTCGGCAATGGTTTGCGGACAGGTCTTCGTGCTGCCGGTCATCCGCGCCATGCTGGGCCTTCCCGCGCAGGCGGCCCCCCGCCGCTCTGCTCCGCTGGCCGAACCGCTGCCCCCGAACGGCGGTCGCGAACACTACATGCGGGCCGTTCTGGGCGAAGACGGGTTGCGGGCGGCGACACGCCAGGACTCCAGCCTGCTGAGCGTTCTGAGCGGTGCCAATGCCCTGCTGGTGCGCCCCGTGGACGACCCCGCCCGCGAGGTGGGGGAGTGTGTGGATTACCTTCCGCTCACCTGACAGCAGGTCCCTCCCGCCCCAAACCCGTTGACACAAAACGGGAACATGCGTAGAACAAAAGTTAACGCAGCCTGCAAACGTTGGCTTGCGACGCAAAAGACCGGGTATGGGGGCGCGAGCATGCTGACCAAGAAACAATTGGACCTGCTGGATTTCATCAACAAGCGGATGACGCGTGACGGTGTGCCGCCCAGCTTCGACGAGATGAAGGATGCGCTCGACCTGCGGTCCAAGTCCGGCATCCACCGGCTGATCACAGCACTGGAAGAGCGCGGCTTCATCCGCCGCCTCGCCCATCGTGCGCGCGCAATTGAGATCGTCAAGCTGCCCGAGAGCCTCGGTGGTGCGCCGGCGGGCTTCTCGCCGCGCGTGATCGAGGGCGACCGCCCGGACAGCACGCCGGGCCGCGCGTCCGAAATCAACACGCTGGACGTGACGGAGTTGCCGATCATGGGCCGCATCGCGGCCGGTGTGCCCATCGAGTCGATCAACGATGAACCGCCGGGCATCGCCGTGCCGGGCATGATGCTGCAGGGTCAGGGCCGCCACTACGCGCTTGAGGTGCGTGGCGACTCGATGATCGACGCGGGCATCAACGACGGCGACGTGGTTGTGATCCGCGAAACCGGCGATGCGGCGGACGGCGACATCGTCGTGGCACAGATCGAAGGCTACGAGGCGACGCTGAAACGCTTCCGCCGGAAAGGCGACATGATCGTTCTCGAAGCGGCCAATCCGGCGTATGAGCCGCGTGTGCTGCCCCGGGGCGCGGTCAGCGTGCAAGGCCGTCTGGTCGGGCTGATCCGTACCTACTGAGCTGACGAGAAACGGAAAAGCGCCAGCCTGGGCCGCGCAGGGCTGGCGCCAAGCCACAGGCGTTGCCCGGCGCGCTCCCTCGCCGTCTCCACCCGCAATCCGTCCGACGTGCTCCAAAGCGCGACGGACCCGGTAACACCGAGCATGACAGGATCGAAGACGCGGCATTCGCCGGTGATGGCGATCTCGACGCTGCTGACGACAATCTGGCCGGCCTCGCAACGGGTCAGCAATTCGGCCGCGCGTTTGCCCTGAACGTGGATCACCGGGCCGACCTCGCTCGCCGCTTCTGCCAGCCGATTGGCGACCGCACCCGGCCACCGTTGTGCTGCATCCGCCTGCGTGCCACTGCGTCCGTCGTTCTCTAGCCAGTTGTCGGCGATGAAGCCCGCCCCCTGATCACGCGACAGGCCCCGGCCCTCAGACGTCATGACACCGACCAGCGTGCCGTTGTCGGCGATCAGCACATCCGGCCTCTGGGTCTGGGACCAGAGTGCGACGGCCACCGCCATAGGGATCAGTCCCGCGAGCCGCGCTCGCCCCCGCCACAGGCAGAGGAACAGCCCGCCCGCCGCAATCATCGGCAGAACGGCCGGGCCGGGCGCCACGACAGGCCTCACCGATCCGGGCCAGTCCGCGACGACACGCGCGACCCCGAGGATCCAGTCCAGCCCCAGCGCCATGACATGCAACGCCATCCAGTCCAGACCGAACGGCATCAGCAGCCCCGCGACCACGCCCAGTGGCACGACGGCGACGCCCATCACCGGCACCGACACGAGGTTCGCCAGCAGTCCGTAGACCGA
This region includes:
- the lexA gene encoding transcriptional repressor LexA; its protein translation is MLTKKQLDLLDFINKRMTRDGVPPSFDEMKDALDLRSKSGIHRLITALEERGFIRRLAHRARAIEIVKLPESLGGAPAGFSPRVIEGDRPDSTPGRASEINTLDVTELPIMGRIAAGVPIESINDEPPGIAVPGMMLQGQGRHYALEVRGDSMIDAGINDGDVVVIRETGDAADGDIVVAQIEGYEATLKRFRRKGDMIVLEAANPAYEPRVLPRGAVSVQGRLVGLIRTY